One stretch of Enterobacter sp. RHBSTW-00994 DNA includes these proteins:
- the glnQ gene encoding glutamine ABC transporter ATP-binding protein GlnQ produces the protein MIEFKNVSKHFGPTQVLHNIDLDIKQGEVVVIIGPSGSGKSTLLRCINKLEEITSGDLIVDGLKVNDPKVDDRLIRQEAGMVFQQFYLFPHLTALENVMFGPLRVRGASKAAAEALAKDLLAKVGLAERAHHYPSELSGGQQQRVAIARALAVKPKMMLFDEPTSALDPELRHEVLKVMQDLAEEGMTMVIVTHEIGFAEKVASRLIFIDKGRIAEDGDPQALIANPPSQRLQEFLQHVS, from the coding sequence GTGATTGAATTTAAAAACGTTTCCAAGCACTTTGGACCAACCCAGGTGCTGCACAATATCGATTTAGACATTAAGCAAGGTGAAGTCGTGGTTATTATCGGGCCATCCGGATCCGGTAAATCTACCCTGCTGCGCTGCATCAACAAGCTGGAAGAGATCACCAGTGGCGATCTGATTGTCGATGGCCTGAAAGTGAACGACCCGAAAGTTGATGACCGTCTGATTCGTCAGGAAGCTGGCATGGTGTTCCAGCAGTTTTATCTGTTCCCGCACCTCACGGCGCTGGAAAACGTGATGTTTGGGCCACTGCGCGTACGTGGCGCAAGTAAAGCAGCGGCGGAAGCACTGGCGAAAGATCTGCTGGCAAAAGTCGGTCTGGCAGAACGTGCGCATCACTACCCTTCAGAGCTTTCAGGTGGTCAACAGCAACGTGTGGCAATCGCCCGTGCGCTCGCAGTCAAACCTAAAATGATGCTGTTTGATGAACCAACCTCAGCACTCGATCCCGAGTTGCGCCACGAGGTGCTGAAAGTCATGCAGGATCTGGCGGAAGAAGGGATGACAATGGTCATCGTCACCCACGAAATCGGCTTTGCTGAGAAAGTGGCTTCTCGCCTGATTTTCATTGATAAAGGCCGCATCGCTGAAGATGGCGACCCTCAGGCACTGATCGCCAATCCGCCGAGCCAGCGTTTGCAGGAGTTCCTGCAGCACGTCTCCTGA
- the glnP gene encoding glutamine ABC transporter permease GlnP, which translates to MQFDWSAIWPAIPILLEGAKMTLWISVLGLVGGLIIGLVAGFARTYGGWIANHIALVFIEVIRGTPIVVQVMFIYFALPMAFNDLRIDPFSAAVVTIMINSGAYIAEITRGAVLSIHKGFSEAGLALGLSRRETIRHVILPLALRRMLPPLGNQWIISIKDTSLFIVIGVAELTRQGQEIIAGNFRALEIWSAVAVVYLIITLVLSFILRRLERRMKIL; encoded by the coding sequence ATGCAGTTTGACTGGAGCGCCATCTGGCCTGCCATTCCTATCTTGCTTGAAGGCGCCAAAATGACCCTGTGGATTTCGGTCCTCGGTCTGGTTGGCGGGTTGATTATCGGCCTCGTGGCTGGTTTCGCTCGCACCTACGGTGGCTGGATTGCAAACCACATCGCACTGGTCTTCATTGAAGTGATCCGCGGAACGCCGATTGTCGTCCAGGTTATGTTCATTTACTTTGCCCTGCCTATGGCCTTTAACGACCTGCGCATCGATCCGTTCAGTGCAGCTGTTGTCACTATTATGATCAACTCGGGTGCATACATTGCGGAAATCACGCGTGGTGCAGTGTTGTCGATTCATAAAGGTTTCAGTGAGGCAGGCCTGGCATTGGGTCTTTCCCGCCGCGAAACTATTCGCCACGTTATTCTGCCGTTGGCGCTGCGCCGTATGCTGCCGCCGCTGGGTAACCAATGGATCATCAGTATTAAAGATACGTCGCTGTTTATCGTTATCGGTGTTGCTGAGCTGACCCGTCAGGGCCAGGAGATCATTGCAGGCAACTTCCGTGCACTGGAAATCTGGAGTGCGGTAGCCGTTGTCTACCTGATTATCACTCTGGTTCTGAGCTTTATTCTGCGTCGTCTTGAAAGAAGGATGAAAATCCTGTGA
- the glnH gene encoding glutamine ABC transporter substrate-binding protein GlnH, giving the protein MKSVLKVSLAALTLAFAVSSQAADKLVVATDTAFVPFEFKQGDKYVGFDVDLWAAIAKELKLDYTLKPMDFSGIIPALQTKNVDLALAGITITDERKKAIDFSDGYYKSGLLVMVKADNNDVKSVKDLDGKVVAVKSGTGSVDYAKANIKTKDLRQFPNIDNAYMELGTNRADAVLHDTPNILYFIKTAGNGKFKAVGESLEAQQYGIAFPKGSDDLRTKVNGALKTLKENGTYNEIYKKWFGTEPK; this is encoded by the coding sequence CTCAGGCTGCCGACAAACTTGTTGTGGCAACTGACACTGCGTTCGTTCCGTTTGAATTCAAGCAGGGCGACAAGTACGTTGGTTTTGACGTGGATCTGTGGGCGGCTATCGCAAAAGAACTCAAACTGGACTACACCCTGAAGCCAATGGACTTCAGCGGCATCATTCCGGCACTGCAAACCAAAAACGTTGACCTGGCACTCGCGGGTATCACCATTACCGACGAACGTAAAAAAGCGATCGACTTCTCTGACGGCTACTACAAAAGCGGCCTGCTGGTGATGGTGAAAGCTGACAACAACGACGTGAAAAGCGTTAAAGATCTCGATGGTAAAGTGGTTGCTGTGAAGAGCGGTACGGGTTCCGTTGATTACGCAAAAGCAAATATCAAAACCAAAGACCTACGTCAGTTCCCGAACATCGATAATGCCTATATGGAACTCGGCACTAACCGTGCTGACGCGGTTCTGCACGATACGCCAAACATCCTGTACTTCATCAAAACAGCAGGCAACGGCAAGTTCAAAGCGGTGGGTGAGTCTCTGGAAGCCCAGCAGTACGGAATCGCTTTCCCGAAAGGCAGCGACGACCTGCGTACCAAAGTGAACGGCGCGCTGAAAACCCTGAAAGAGAATGGCACGTACAACGAAATTTACAAAAAATGGTTCGGTACAGAACCTAAATAA